Part of the Citrus sinensis cultivar Valencia sweet orange chromosome 2, DVS_A1.0, whole genome shotgun sequence genome, TTGGTCTAACTATGCCCTAGCAGCCTTCATGGACCTCATGAACAAGGCATTTAAAGACTATATACACAAATTCACAGTGGTCAACGATATTTTGGTCTACTCACGATCAAAGGAAGAGCTTACTGAGCATCTATTGATTACTCTTCATACCTTGAAGGAGAAGCAACTTTATGCAAAACTCAAGAAATGTGAATTTTTGCTTGAGAAAGTTATATTCCTAGGACACGTCGTATCTAAAGATGGGATCTTAGTAGACCCCTCGAAGGTGGAAGTTGTAAGCCAATGGTCCAGACCGACTAATGCCAAAGAAGTCAGAAGTTTCTTGGGTTTGGCTGGATACTACCGAAGATTTGTGGAAGGATTCTCAAAGATTGCGATGCCATTGACccagttgacaaagaaaaatgtcaaGTTTGCATGGACGCCAGAATGCGAGAAAAGCTTTGAAGAACTAAAACGACGGCTGGTCACTGCTCCAATGCTAGCAATTCCTAATAGCTCTGAGGATTTTGTCATCTATGACAATGCCTCTAAAAATGGCATAGGATGGAAAAGTCATTGCGTACGGTTTCAGACAATTGAAGGAATATCAGAAAATTTATCCAACGCATGATTTGGAGTTGGCAATAGTGGTGCATGCATTAAAAATATGGCGTCACTATTTAATGGGGGCGCATTGTAAGATTTACACTGATCACAAGAGTCTCAAATACTTCTTTACACAGAAGGAGTTAAATATGCAATAGTGGCGTTGGCTAGAGCTTGTCAAAGACTATGACTGCGAAATAAACTATCACCCTGGAAAAGCAAATGTGGTAGCAAAAGCACTAAGTCAAAAGTCAAGTCTGTCACCTTTAAAGATTTTACCTAACCCATTACAAAATGATATATGCAAGGCAGAGATCAAGCTAGTAGCAGGAAAATTAGCCAACATGATGCTTCGCTCAACCTTATTAGAAAAGATTAAGGAAGGGTAAAAAAGCGATTCCTACTTGAAGAACTTGAAGGTAGAGGCCAACTCAAAGGAGACGTCATTTAAGAAGGTAGAGGCCAACTCTTGTTCAAGGGCATGGTATGTGTACCAGATAATGCAGATATAAAGAAATATATTCTACTTGAAGCTCATACAACCCCATATTCACTTCATTCTGGCACAACAAAGATGTACAAAGACTTAAAGAAGGATTGTTGGTGCCCTGAAATGAAGAAGGATATAGTTGAGTTCGTGGCAAAATGTCTCACTTGTCAACAAATCAAAGTAGAGCACTAGAGACCAGCAGGACTTTTGGAATCCAATCAAGTTCCTCAATGGAAGTGGGAAGAAATCATGACGGACTTCGTCATTGGTCTTCCAAGGACTACAAAAATGCATGATGCTATTTGGGTGATCGTCAATCGACTCACAAAGTTTGCTCACTTCTTGGCTATTCGAATGATGTACACATGGACCAACTTGCAGAAATATATGTAAAAGAGATAGTAAGACTATATGGTGTACCCATTTCTATTATTTCTGACCGAGGTGCAAGGTTTACTTCGACATTCTGGGAAAAGTTACATAGCGCTATGgggacaaaattaaaatttagtgcATCATTTCACCCTCAAACAGATGGCCAGTCAGAAAGAACAATTCAGACGCTTGAAGATATGTTGCAAGGATGTGCTATCGACTTTCAAGGATCATGGAGCAAGTATTTACCATTGGTTGAATTTGCCTACAACAATAGTTACCAAGCAACAATCAGCATGGCACCATACGAAGCACTATATGGTAAAAAATGTAGATCGCATATTCATTGGGATGAGATTGGCGAATGAAGGCATTTTAGACCCGACTTAATTATTGCCTCATCTGAAGCGATCGAAAAAATACATCAAAGAATGTAGGCAGCTCAAAGTCGATAGAAAAGTTATGCGGATAAGAGGCGAAGGCCTTTGGAATTTCAAGTTTGTGACAAAGTATTTCTAAACGTTGCCCCAGTAAAAGGATCAATGAGATTTGGGAACAAAGGAAAATTAAGTTTGAGGTTTATTGGGCCATTTAAAATACTTGATCGTGTCGGGAATGTTTCCTACCAACTTGCCCTCCCACCATCGTTATCAAGAATACATAATGTCTTTCATGTCTCCATATTAAAGAAATACATCCCAGACTCCTCTCATGTTCTAGATTATAAGCCTCTACAACTAGAAGGTGACCTAACCTACGAAGAACgtccaattcaaattcttgatagAAAGATAAAGGAGTTAAGTAATAAGAAGATTCCTTTAGTTAAAGTACTATGGTTAAATAACTCAGTGGAGGAGGCAACACGGGAACGTGAGGAAGAGATGAAGAATAAGTATCCTGAGCTATTCAGTAAGTAAATTTCGaggacaaaatttttttaaagggggGAGGAATTGTGAGGTACAATTTTCACacttaaatataatagaatttattttaagttaacaAGCTCccttaagtattaaaaatttaattctaagTAATGATGACATAAGCAATAACATAATTGATGATATAAGAGAAGTATGCagagaaagttaagaattctagaatttagtaagttatttataaaggttaatctcaaccattgaTCAAGATTTTATGGTGGCAAAATCCTAGCCATCCATTAGCCCTGAGAAATCCTATAAATACCCCCTACaccctttcattttcaatccaacCTAGAAATTTCATTCTCTTCTAAGTCATAATATCAAGAGTAgaaaaatccttaatttaGAAAGGTCTAGAGAAGTCAAGGTCAAGAGGTAAGTAACACTTCAACTGCAATGTATGGACAAAATTCTTCTCATATTTAACTTCAGTTTTAACCATTCCTTTATGTTGTGAGGGCTATTTTGATGtgattagttataatataaattcttatatgGTCGACTATGCTCTATGATACTTAATTACATTATGGTCGGCTTTGCCACCTAAGATATGATACTTATGTTATGGATGGCTCTACCGCCTAATTTGTGATACTTATACTTAATTATGCTATGGTTGGCTATGCTGTCTGTATTAAAGAATCTTGTTATGAATCTAGGAACTTCAAATGTGATGACATAAGTTGCATTGGATACATCCATATCATGGATTACATTATGAAGAATTCAGAgaatgaatttatgaaaaatgggtGGTTGTACTACCAGGTGGCAAAGTTTCTAAGGAGCGCAAGCCCTCAAAGCtaagtaaaaagaaatcttttggggacgacGATATGTAACACCCAAAAGATCAACTAATGAGGCCCGAGGGCATAATGTTTAAAAGAGTAAAAGTGCAAACCTTGTAGTGCAACATACTTAGGGCCCTAATGaagttgttttgtattttctaagtttcttttaaaagcttaatATGATCATCCATATGCATAATAAGTTATATATGCATCCAAGTGTTATCTTGCAGAGCATTAGCTCATAAAGTCCTTACATTGCAGGTAACAATAAGTAGGGCAAGCTGGCGCCAAGTCCTAGCCAAGACGAAGTGCGTATGGGCATAACAGACCTTGGGATTTTATGATGGGCTTAgctttgttttaataaaaaaataaataccttaGCTTTATGAAATAATCAAGTTTTGGAATAAACTATGGAATCTCTATATGACTTTTACTTTatgaaagaattaatattataactcaTCACATCAAAAAGGTAATTAATGATGGGCTTAGcttttagttataatataaattcttaCTTTTACTTTGTGattagttaaatatatattttagtagAGTGTTACAATAAGTGTAAAGAAAAGATAATTCTTATATAgaaattttagataattatttttagaaaagatAATTCTTgatagtttttataaaaaaatatttgtagttCTTGAAAGAGatttggataaaaaataattcttatatagAAATTTTAGAACGTGttctaaaaatagaaattgaagaaagaaaaatttaggaAGTACAAAGCTTACATCTCTTTTATACCCTCAAATAGaaagatgaataaatattaaacaatacTCTCCTTTGAAAATATCTATTGTGGAAAACTCTTAAAATAGAGAATTAAACTAATTGAATTGTTATGGAATGTTGgctttaaaaactaaaaataaattagtgttAGGAAAGGACCCATACAAGCAGCTAAAAATTAAGTGAAAACTAACTCTTTCCCTCTTTGTATGATTAAAACAGAATGTGTTCCATAAATGgataagtaaaaaataaattagcgCACCAGAACTATAACAGTTAAAACTATTCTTTGGACCAATAGTTTGCAAGTTCGGGTTTCCAGCTGATATACCTctgagataaaaaaaactttgaaacattTTCATCTCAggttatataacccaaaacagactttcctttagtctaaaacagggtaccaaaccagataagaaatcatcaaaagttttatgatgcacaggatccttgcaagaggcaagtgcagagcatacttccttaagtttcaaaatgaatAGATGTAAGTTTTAGAGATTCATTGAcatagagaaaaagagaaattagaaaCTCATGATTATAG contains:
- the LOC112495838 gene encoding uncharacterized mitochondrial protein AtMg00860-like, yielding MDLMNKAFKDYIHKFTVVNDILVYSRSKEELTEHLLITLHTLKEKQLYAKLKKCEFLLEKVIFLGHVVSKDGILVDPSKVEVVSQWSRPTNAKEVRSFLGLAGYYRRFVEGFSKIAMPLTQLTKKNVKFAWTPECEKSFEELKRRLVTAPMLAIPNSSEDFVIYDNASKNGIGWKSHCVRFQTIEGISENLSNA